In the genome of Rhodoferax fermentans, one region contains:
- the glnT gene encoding type III glutamate--ammonia ligase codes for MNNYETRIADLQASGIHSILTQFCDLHGVAKGKLVPLQNLREWVETGAGFAGPSIWGTGLGRFGARSEYYGRVQPESLRPLPFMPGVAHAVCDGYAGGLPLDTDSRQLLKRQLARLKERGWTLWVGIEPEFFLLKKGSDGRWLPADGQDRLDKPSYDLKSIHRNQGFLDDMRVALTQLGFELQQIDHEDACGQYEINYSFDDALAAADRFMLFKLTAHAIAEQHGCVFSCMPKPFAGAPGSGLHFHLSITDEQGRAVFTDSNDALQLSAQGYGFVAGLLQHADALTALCAPTVNSYKRLALSHSASGTTWSPVWKAYGDNNRTCVVRTVAGRLEWRLPDPSCNVYAAIAATLAAGLDGIDRALPVPTACNEDLYERFASGAVMPERLPVDLGVALQALARDTTLTQTLGEAFCQQFITLKTEEWLAYVASVSDWELQHYVDQF; via the coding sequence ATGAACAACTACGAGACACGCATCGCCGACCTGCAGGCGAGCGGCATCCATTCCATCCTGACCCAGTTCTGTGACCTCCATGGTGTGGCCAAGGGCAAATTGGTGCCGCTGCAGAACCTGCGTGAATGGGTTGAGACGGGTGCCGGGTTTGCCGGGCCCAGCATCTGGGGCACCGGTCTCGGCCGTTTTGGCGCGCGCAGCGAGTATTACGGCCGTGTTCAACCCGAGAGCCTGCGCCCCTTGCCGTTCATGCCGGGCGTGGCTCATGCGGTGTGTGACGGTTATGCGGGCGGTTTACCCTTGGATACCGATTCGCGCCAACTGCTCAAACGCCAATTGGCGCGGCTCAAAGAACGCGGCTGGACCTTGTGGGTGGGGATTGAACCTGAATTCTTCCTGCTGAAAAAGGGCTCTGACGGGCGCTGGTTGCCAGCGGATGGACAGGACAGGCTAGACAAACCTTCATATGACCTGAAATCCATCCACCGCAACCAAGGTTTTCTGGACGACATGCGTGTGGCGCTGACCCAGCTTGGGTTTGAGCTGCAGCAGATTGACCATGAAGACGCTTGCGGCCAGTACGAGATCAACTACAGCTTTGATGACGCGCTGGCCGCGGCGGATCGTTTTATGCTGTTCAAGCTGACGGCGCATGCCATCGCCGAGCAACATGGTTGTGTCTTCAGCTGTATGCCCAAGCCCTTTGCCGGTGCGCCGGGCAGTGGTCTGCACTTTCACCTGAGCATCACCGACGAACAGGGCAGGGCGGTGTTCACGGACAGCAACGACGCGTTGCAGCTCAGCGCCCAGGGCTACGGGTTTGTGGCGGGCTTGCTGCAACATGCGGATGCCTTGACGGCCCTCTGTGCGCCCACGGTCAACAGCTACAAACGGTTGGCGCTGAGCCACAGCGCCTCGGGCACGACCTGGTCACCGGTCTGGAAGGCGTATGGGGACAACAACCGCACCTGTGTGGTCCGCACCGTGGCGGGTCGGCTGGAATGGCGTCTGCCCGACCCCTCGTGCAACGTCTACGCCGCCATTGCCGCTACCCTGGCGGCCGGGTTGGATGGCATCGACCGCGCTTTGCCGGTGCCGACCGCCTGCAACGAAGATCTTTATGAGCGGTTTGCCTCTGGCGCTGTGATGCCCGAGCGCCTGCCTGTGGATCTGGGAGTGGCCTTGCAGGCTCTGGCACGGGACACCACGCTGACCCAGACGCTGGGAGAGGCCTTTTGCCAACAGTTCATCACCCTCAAGACCGAGGAATGGTTAGCCTATGTCGCCAGCGTGAGCGACTGGGAGCTGCAACATTACGTCGACCAGTTCTAA
- a CDS encoding ABC transporter permease yields MNQFLAKYIGKFWMALVFLFLYLPLMFMVIFSFNSTRQDANFTGFSLRWYQALTEDTKIVEGFWLSVQVATAAGLASAVMATFAAFVLVRYRRFPGRTLFSGMVNAPLVMPEVVIGLSLLLLMVGIQNAFGWPQRGMLTIVLGHTLLGMAYGMVVIQSRLLEMNRSIEEAAMDLGARPFQVFFLVTMPNILQAILAAFLLAFTLSFDDVVISEFLSGPGVNTLPQVIFGYARRGINPTIYAAATLLIVSVTVVVIAYSVWVARQTRKREREIAAATRAELVALQGQ; encoded by the coding sequence ATGAATCAGTTTCTTGCAAAGTACATCGGCAAGTTTTGGATGGCGCTGGTCTTCCTGTTTTTGTACCTGCCCTTGATGTTCATGGTGATTTTTTCGTTCAACAGCACCCGCCAGGACGCGAATTTCACCGGCTTCTCGCTGCGCTGGTACCAGGCGCTGACCGAAGACACCAAGATTGTGGAAGGTTTCTGGCTGTCGGTGCAGGTGGCCACAGCCGCCGGTCTGGCGTCTGCGGTGATGGCCACCTTTGCCGCTTTTGTGTTGGTGCGTTACCGCCGTTTCCCGGGCCGTACCCTGTTTTCCGGCATGGTGAATGCGCCGCTGGTGATGCCCGAGGTGGTGATTGGCCTGTCCCTGCTGCTGCTGATGGTGGGCATCCAGAACGCTTTTGGCTGGCCGCAGCGCGGCATGTTGACGATTGTGCTGGGCCACACGCTGCTGGGCATGGCCTATGGCATGGTGGTGATCCAGTCGCGCCTGCTCGAGATGAACCGCTCGATTGAAGAGGCTGCCATGGACCTGGGCGCCAGGCCGTTCCAGGTCTTCTTTCTGGTCACCATGCCCAACATCTTGCAGGCCATTTTGGCGGCCTTCCTGCTGGCCTTTACCTTGTCGTTTGACGATGTGGTGATTTCGGAGTTCTTGTCCGGCCCGGGGGTCAACACCTTGCCGCAGGTGATTTTTGGCTACGCCCGGCGCGGCATCAACCCGACCATTTACGCGGCGGCCACCTTGCTGATTGTGTCGGTCACCGTGGTGGTGATCGCCTACAGTGTCTGGGTGGCGCGCCAGACGCGCAAACGTGAACGCGAAATTGCAGCGGCCACGCGCGCGGAGCTGGTGGCGTTGCAGGGTCAGTAG
- a CDS encoding aldehyde dehydrogenase yields the protein MSISSYDGRALINGKRVEALDGQTFDCLSPVDGRRLTTVARCGQADVDVAVAAARAAFEDKRWCGLAPAARKRVMIKFADQLLAHAEELALMETLDMGKPIKYARAVDVNSAANCIRWYGEAVDKVYDEIAPTASSALALIQREPMGVVGVIVPWNYPMIMAAWKIAPALAAGNSVVLKPSEKSPLTALRLAELALEAGIPPGVFNVVPGYGPEAGSPLALHMDVDCIGFTGSTRVGKQIHVMAGQSNLKRAWTELGGKSPNIVFADCPDLDKAVEAAVGSIFFNQGESCNAPSRLFVEASIQDQFLEKALALAPKYLPANPLNPDTIMGAIVDKTQMETVLRYVESGKSEGASLLYGGEQALSETGGCYVQPTIFAGVNPSMTICREEIFGPVLSVLSFTDAAEVVRQANASVYGLQAAVWTRDINKAHGVARALKAGTVHVNQYDEDDITVPFGGFKQSGVGRDKSLHAFDKYTELKTTWIRIDSPV from the coding sequence ATGTCAATCAGCTCTTATGATGGCCGCGCTCTGATCAATGGCAAACGGGTCGAAGCACTGGATGGCCAGACCTTTGACTGCCTGTCACCCGTGGATGGCCGTCGCCTCACGACAGTGGCACGTTGTGGCCAGGCTGATGTGGATGTGGCGGTGGCTGCTGCGCGTGCGGCGTTTGAGGACAAACGCTGGTGTGGCTTGGCGCCAGCCGCGCGCAAACGCGTGATGATCAAGTTTGCCGACCAACTGCTGGCCCATGCCGAAGAACTGGCCTTGATGGAAACCCTGGACATGGGCAAACCCATCAAATACGCCCGTGCCGTCGACGTCAACAGCGCTGCCAACTGCATCCGCTGGTATGGCGAGGCGGTCGACAAGGTGTATGACGAGATTGCGCCCACCGCCAGCAGCGCGCTGGCCTTGATTCAGCGCGAACCGATGGGTGTGGTGGGGGTGATAGTGCCCTGGAACTACCCGATGATCATGGCCGCCTGGAAGATTGCCCCGGCGTTGGCGGCAGGCAACTCTGTGGTGCTCAAACCTAGCGAGAAGTCGCCTTTGACCGCGCTGCGTCTGGCCGAACTCGCGCTCGAAGCCGGCATTCCCCCCGGTGTGTTCAACGTGGTGCCAGGCTATGGTCCCGAGGCGGGTTCACCGCTGGCATTGCACATGGATGTGGACTGCATCGGTTTCACCGGCTCGACCCGGGTGGGCAAACAGATCCATGTGATGGCCGGGCAAAGCAACCTCAAGCGCGCCTGGACCGAACTCGGTGGCAAGTCGCCCAACATCGTGTTTGCCGATTGCCCGGATTTGGACAAGGCGGTGGAAGCAGCGGTAGGCAGCATCTTCTTCAACCAGGGGGAGAGCTGTAACGCACCCTCGCGCCTGTTTGTGGAAGCCAGCATCCAGGACCAGTTCCTGGAGAAGGCCTTGGCGCTGGCACCCAAGTATTTGCCGGCGAACCCTCTGAACCCCGACACCATCATGGGCGCCATCGTGGACAAAACCCAGATGGAGACCGTGCTGCGTTATGTGGAAAGTGGCAAATCAGAAGGCGCCAGCTTGCTCTACGGTGGTGAACAGGCTTTGAGCGAGACCGGTGGCTGTTATGTACAACCTACGATTTTTGCCGGGGTGAATCCGAGCATGACCATTTGCCGCGAAGAGATTTTTGGCCCGGTGCTCTCGGTGCTGTCTTTCACCGACGCGGCTGAGGTAGTTCGCCAAGCCAATGCCAGTGTCTACGGCTTGCAGGCTGCGGTGTGGACACGCGACATCAACAAAGCCCATGGTGTGGCGCGTGCACTCAAGGCCGGTACGGTACATGTCAACCAGTACGACGAGGACGACATCACCGTGCCATTTGGTGGTTTCAAACAAAGTGGTGTCGGGCGCGACAAATCGCTCCACGCGTTTGACAAATACACCGAACTCAAGACCACCTGGATCCGCATCGACAGCCCGGTGTAA